Proteins encoded in a region of the Bicyclus anynana chromosome 27, ilBicAnyn1.1, whole genome shotgun sequence genome:
- the LOC112053645 gene encoding adenosine 5'-monophosphoramidase HINT3, whose protein sequence is MAVRAIAFVCLRKELKKTPKGLTLTVAKFLKNVNTVALPIAKMNSETPTIEKSDCIFCNIINKLENTEILYEDDDVCVFRDIKPASDYHILTVPKRHIEDAKSLTTNDKDLVEKMLTTAKELLSKNNLSVDDARFGYHWPPFRSVRHLHLHTIAPESKMGTIARMIFMKNSYWFASPEYVASRL, encoded by the exons ATGGCTGTGCGCGCAATAGCCTTCGTCTGCCTTcgtaaggaattaaaaaaaacaccgaaaggtttgacattgacagttgcAAAGTTTCTCAAAAACGTAAACACGGTTGCACTTCCAATTGCAAAAATGAATTCTGAAACGCCTACAATCGAAAAGTCTGATTGCATATTTTGTAACATCATCAATAAACTGGAAAACACTGAAATCCTGTACGAAGACGACGATGTCTGTGTGTTTCGGGACATAAAACCGGCGAGCGACTATCACATATTGACCGTACCGAAACGGCATATCGAAGATGCAAAGAGCTTGACGACCAATGATAAAGACTTGG TTGAGAAAATGTTGACAACTGCTAAAGAGCTTCTGTCCAAAAACAATTTGTCTGTGGACGACGCGAGGTTTGGCTACCACTGGCCCCCATTCAGGAGTGTGAGGCACTTGCACCTCCACACCATAGCTCCGGAGTCCAAAATGGGGACAATTGCACGGATGATATTTATGAAGAACTCATATTGGTTTGCTTCT cccGAGTATGTAGCATCAAGGCTGTGA
- the LOC112056146 gene encoding astacin-like metalloprotease toxin 3, which yields MTIGYKCLNPRDVARIVTAMLRAGVDSTSSVANSYDLVDRYEKEPTKSLITTEESKYINSLYKTECGLLTRKVSPSRRAMNIEDSIQFSADNLKYYSDKLWPLGIVLYGVDKKLVNTEDFNALKRAMNTIQQSTCVVFQEIVLDDVLLPKSYVWFEEDGEDMPELGFVEGKQSIKLSSLVVGAAGHTAHVVNNLLRVMGVPMMSNRFDRDNYVIIHWSNVETGKERYLEKDPEDAWFSHIPYDFDSVTHAPANYMCSHCELGQLTVQPIQDKLWQRTLSMGHTTKLSESDVKLVNMLYGAKCSVN from the exons ATGACTATAGGATACAAATGTTTGAATCCAAGAGATGTAGCCAGGATTGTGACAGCGATGCTGAGAGCAGGCGTTGATTCTACCA GCAGTGTTGCAAATAGCTACGACTTGGTAGACAGATATGAGAAG GAGCCAACAAAATCGCTCATAACAACCGAAGAAAGCAAATACATCAATTCGCTTTACAAGACTGAGTGTGGACTACTAACTCGTAAAGTTTCTCCATCTAGAAGAGCAATGAATATTGAAGACTCGATTCAATTTAGTGCTGACAATTTGAAATACTATAGTGACAAATTGTGGCCCTTGGGGATAGTTTTGTATGGTGTTGATAAGAAAttag TAAACACAGAAGACTTCAATGCTCTAAAACGCGCTATGAACACAATACAACAGTCTACGTGTGTAGTTTTCCAGGAAATTGTGTTAGACGATGTTTTGTTGCCAAAGAGTTACGTATGGTTTGAGGAAGACGGGGAAGACATGCCAGAGTTGGGATTCGTTGAAGGAAAGCAA TCTATAAAGCTATCGTCTCTGGTCGTGGGCGCTGCTGGGCACACCGCCCACGTTGTCAACAATCTACTACGAGTCATGGGCGTGCCCATGATGTCCAACCGTTTCGATCGGGATAACTACGTCATAATCCACTGGAGCAATGTTGAAACAG GCAAGGAGCGCTATCTGGAAAAGGATCCCGAAGACGCGTGGTTCAGCCATATACCCTACGACTTTGACAGCGTCACCCACGCGCCAGCCAACTATATGTGTTCTCACTGCGAGCTGGGCCAGCTCACTGTGCAACCTATACAG gaCAAGTTATGGCAACGCACGTTGTCTATGGGACACACGACAAAGTTGAGCGAATCGGATGTAAAACTTGTCAACATGTTGTATGGTGCAAAATGttctgtaaattaa
- the LOC112054131 gene encoding homeobox-like protein HDP1 translates to MSSSTTKKSSPRAMPVETIVTRYKSKQQLQDNKKSKKIQKPQVKNPKQVRKIIKKVKQKPVPVIVIEDDGEFYPQKLKRNVENKKVILKPKPNLKLIGGMNSCNKRKLRMPQKEAKCIKYDSDSSSDIVPYSPKPTEETELSVMDMILLIEEKGLDDEDMLEILTCPSPVWWEDPLDGYIEEPIFTRLKPAQQKSIKNQLQEEQNKEAERRKQRDMDLFLASKDSGNLVISETDIHIENRGVNFVNKRGKLESLLGVIKKIKKDSNYLNQDNNAATTDITNNCDSELNKNNNLITESKSKCIEVGDFNKNRDITNKTNESDISVSGTNEIPDKDIADSVKNNEEDNEIEKHFLSDVNEITSKKIQKEINVSKGDVIKLKSDVTSDEVLNDLNINNNFITKSKLENKDESKIIENSERIVSAISIPKAKNVEPFQDSKDSVKNIETAIEIGKRNQNDANQDNKTKTKNNTCKKKRRKINIRKEAVIKLSDDVKAFSILNLNEYLTTELNPDNTEVAELNKHGMENCDENVDNTDNRDISIHLAKNVGPNKDSMENIEKGIPIENNFISNAKVREAKNDINNTSGKNLKEINICKGKIIKLKRDVVDNHTNKSNKFLLKLKSNEAHLNTTDAEKNIEKSIDIEKNVSNNASQVSEALKLNDSNEISNQNHTTINANKKETKNNDVAIQNKNNNSILDMDVTNVNREKKSSESSEDHLLDLEEILRLENIEIPIAPITTQSEKNESCVELNETIDHQPTVKEISPANIHKIIRDGCTKLPSYNSEEEEEKTENVEKRITEAIIKSTNKNEAKKVDTMKKVTYLRVRKLGTLNSTSNTLAEMISTNIDDKIENNTPFATKTSRVNDVFMETENSDAKSNRRLMQLPNSNNTHTIDTKDSLSSDKNSSKAGTFESNSINNVFDVSQEAGTENKDDTEMNFTDNPVKMNKIYNSNNNNKSVFQTDSEVNETNLSKAINKDDISDKFVQNKNKANSSNNDISSAIQMVSELNEADLGNNDVTIESEVFSKIRRYSTDSATSDKNMSIEYLDMSILDEDETDKTNPLTQKPNNDPDLMKPNNLNNEDSEPNYNEEYLIVDEDLINTECTKEIVSMKHVKHMGHVLIKHQGKTMKISEVKGAIQKINIDTEDKCNDTLKNSEKAVKCTSKNKDINKISNTKVIESNIIKKSVCNSCDCSKKSILISDSDVKYCTVCSSIYDTDNCKYCVKMNKLSPCNCEVYICDRCCIKLDNKHDIIDHLKKCEIVR, encoded by the exons ATGTCATCAAGCACAACAAAAAAGAGCTCCCCAAGAGCAATGCCAGTGGAGACCATTGTAACGAGATACAAATCCAAACAACAACTTCAGGATAACAAAAAGtccaaaaaaatccaaaaaccaCAAGTGAAAAACCCAAAACAAGtcaggaaaataataaaaaaagttaaacaaaAGCCAGTACCAGTCATAGTGATTGAAGATGATGGTGAATTTTATCCGCAGAAGCTCAAAAGGAATGTGgagaataaaaaagttattttaaaacctAAACCGAACCTCAAACTTATTGGAGGGATGAACAGTTGTAACAAGAGGAAGTTACGGATGCCACAAAAAG AAGCAAAATGCATCAAGTATGATTCAGATTCGTCTAGCGATATTGTTCCTTATTCCCCTAAACCCACGGAGGAGACGGAGCTGAGCGTCATGGACATGATACTGCTCATAGAAGAGAAGGGCTTGGACGACGAGGATATGTTGGAGATACTGACTTGCCCCAGCCCTGTGTGGTGGGAGGATCCTCTCGATGGGTATATAGaag AACCCATATTTACAAGATTAAAGCCCGCGCAGCAGAAAAGCATTAAGAACCAACTTCAAGAAGAGCAAAACAAAGAAGCTGAGAGAAGGAAACAAAGGGATATGGATTTATTTTTAGCGTCCAAAGATTCGGGAAATCTTGTTATATCTGAAACAGATATACATATTGAAAATCGTGGTGTCAACTTTGTTAATAAACGTGGCAAACTAGAATCATTGTTaggtgttattaaaaaaataaaaaaagacagcAATTACTTAAACCAAGATAATAATGCTGCAACTACCGACATTACTAATAATTGTGAtagtgaattaaataaaaacaataacctTATTACAGAATCCAAATCAAAATGTATTGAAGTTGgggatttcaataaaaatagagatattactaataaaacaaatgaaagcGACATATCTGTATCTGGAACAAATGAAATACCAGACAAAGATATTGCAGATTCGGTGAAAAACAATGAGGAAGataatgaaattgaaaaacattttctaaGTGATGTAAATGAAATTACTAGTAAGAAAATTCAAAAGGAAATAAATGTAAGTAAAGGCGACGTAATAAAACTAAAGAGTGATGTAACATCTGATGAagtattaaatgatttaaatataaacaacaattttattacaaaatccaaacttgaaaataaagatgaatCAAAAATTATTGAGAATAGCGAACGAATAGTAAGTGCCATCTCTATACCTAAAGCAAAAAATGTAGAACCATTCCAAGATTCTAAAGATTctgtgaaaaatattgaaacagCAATTGAAATTGGAAAAAGAAATCAAAACGATGCCAATCAAGATAATAAGACTAAGACTAAGAATAacacttgtaaaaaaaaacgaagaaaaattaatataaggAAAGAAGCTGTAATAAAATTGAGCGATGATGTTAAAGCTTTTAGTATTTTAAACCTAAACGAATATCTTACTACTGAACTTAATCCAGATAATACTGAAGTAGCGGAATTAAATAAACATGGTATGGAAAATTGCGATGAAAATGTTGATAATACAGATAACAGAGatatttctatacatttagcGAAAAATGTAGGACCAAACAAAGATTCCatggaaaatattgaaaaaggtATTCCAAttgaaaataactttataagCAACGCTAAAGTTAGAGAAGCGAAAAACGATATAAATAACACTAGTGGAAAAAATCTAaaggaaataaatatatgtaaaggaaaaataataaaactaaagcGTGACGTTGTTGATAATCAtacaaataaaagtaacaaatttctattaaagctgaaaagtaaCGAAGCACATTTAAATACCACAGatgctgaaaaaaatattgaaaaatctaTTGACATTGAAAAAAACGTTTCAAACAATGCAAGTCAAGTAAGCGAAGCGCTTAAATTGAACGACAGCAATGAAATTAGTAATCAAAATCACACTACAATTAATgcgaataaaaaagaaactaaaaataatgatgttgccatacaaaataagaataataattcaattttagATATGGATGTAACCAACGTTAACAGGGAAAAGAAAAGTTCCGAATCATCGGAAGATCATCTACTAGATTTAGAAGAAATACTCAGGTTAGAGAACATAGAAATTCCAATTGCTCCAATTACGACTCAAAGCGAAAAGAACGAATCTTGTGTCGAATTAAATGAAACGATTGACCACCAACCAACCGTAAAAGAAATATCACCAgctaatattcataaaataatccGTGATGGATGCACTAAATTACCTTCATATAAttctgaagaagaagaagaaaaaactgAGAATGTTGAAAAGCGTATAACGGAAGCAATAATAAAGTCTACTAACAAAAATGAAGCCAAAAAAGTCGATACCATGAAGAAAGTTACGTACTTACGTGTTAGAAAACTCGGCACATTAAACAGTACTAGTAATACTTTAGCTGAAATGATTTCTACTAATATCGAcgataaaatagaaaataatactcCATTCGCTACAAAGACAAGTCGCGTGAATGATGTTTTTATGGAAACTGAAAATTCGGATGCCAAAAGCAATAGACGCTTAATGCAACTACCAAATTCAAACAATACTCACACTATAGATACAAAAGATAGCTTAAGTTCAGATAAAAATTCTTCAAAAGCAGGAACCTTTGAATCAAAcagtataaataatgtatttgatGTAAGCCAAGAAGCTGGTACTGAAAATAAAGATGATACAGAAATGAACTTCACTGACAATCCTGTAAAAATGAATAAGATTTATAattcaaacaataataataaatccgTTTTCCAAACAGATAGTGAAGTAAATGAAACTAATTTAAGCAAAGCTATAAATAAAGATGACATCTCTGATAAGtttgttcaaaataaaaataaagccaaTTCAAGTAATAATGATATTAGTTCTGCTATCCAAATGGTTAGTGAATTAAATGAAGCTGATCTAGGTAACAATGACGTAACAATTGAAAGCGaagtttttagtaaaataagaAGATATTCAACAGATTCAGCAACAAGTGACAAAAACATGTCCATTGAATATCTCGATATGAGCATATTAGATGAAGATGAAACAGATAAAACAAATCCATTAACCCAAAAGCCAAATAATGATCCAGATTTAATGAAacctaataatttaaataatgaagaTTCTGAACCAAATTACAATGAAGAATATTTAATAGTCGATGAAGATCTAATTAACACGGAATGTACTAAAGAAATTGTCAGTATGAAGCATGTGAAACATATGGGAcacgttttaattaaacatcaaGGGAAAACCATGAAAATCAGCGAAGTTAAAGGTGccatacaaaaaattaatattgatacagAAGATAAATGCAatgatacattaaaaaatagtgaaaaagCTGTTAAATGTACAagcaaaaataaagatattaacaaaataagtaaTACCAAAGTTATAgaatcaaatataataaaaaaatctgtttgtaATTCGTGTGATTgttcaaaaaaatcaattttaatatcCGATAGTGATGTTAAATATTGCACAGTGTGTTCTTCGATATATGACACAGataattgtaaatattgtgTGAAGATGAACAAACTCAGTCCGTGCAATTGTGAAGTGTATATATGTGATAGATGTTGTATAAAACTTGATAATAAACATGACATTATAGATCATTTGAAGAAATGTGAAATCGTTAGATAA
- the LOC112053637 gene encoding motile sperm domain-containing protein 2-like — protein sequence MSKISEIRLLFDAKVKEGIPNPPGSFDTRDLERVKSDKYLYRVLEHCQNNVQLAADMLYDIMLWRKEIGANEITHETVNIDYLKEGVFFPHGRDIDSCLLFIMKAKLYIKSQKNVEEVKKVVIYWLERIEREEEGKKITLFFDMDTCGLNNMDIEVIMFMVTLLKNYYPNMINYVIVYQLPWMLQAGFKIVKNILPTAAVERLRMVNKDKLKDLVAPEQALTSWGGKDSYVFQFIPENRVVADKTAKHVSFAEDCQSKEMLLLSPSKVLIFSNDNGRISSQLTITNMEEGSIAFKIRTTAPERYVVRPSAGTLNSKASQTVNISVNSGFPLSIVEKDRFLVVSVKVPNSNLNAKDLADLWKSGSSKTDEYRLKCAALEIGNALKNEKAPDTNSVEYKLNSIQESHKKLVKNLDTVKLYQMFTLFFTIVGLVIGYCIYRNVKNEYCHQ from the coding sequence atgtCGAAAATTTCCGAAATACGGTTGTTATTCGATGCAAAAGTAAAAGAAGGTATACCAAATCCTCCGGGATCTTTCGATACTCGCGATTTGGAGAGAGTTAAGAGTGATAAATACTTGTACAGAGTGCTGGAACACTGTCAGAATAACGTGCAACTAGCGGCCGATATGCTTTACGACATAATGCTGTGGAGAAAAGAGATAGGAGCCAACGAAATCACTCACGAAACTGTAAACATAGACTATTTGAAGGAAGGTGTGTTCTTCCCTCACGGCAGAGACATAGACAGCTGTCTCTTATTCATAATGAAGGCGAAACTGTACATTAAAAGTCAGAAAAACGTCGAGGAAGTTAAAAAAGTCGTCATATACTGGTTGGAACGCATCGAAAGAGAAGAAGAGGGTAAAAAGATAACATTGTTCTTCGATATGGATACATGTGGCCTGAACAACATGGACATAGAGGTGATTATGTTTATGGTGACATTGTTAAAGAATTATTATCCTAATATGATTAACTATGTCATAGTTTATCAGTTACCATGGATGCTACAAGCCGGGTTTAAGATTGTCAAAAATATACTACCGACTGCAGCTGTGGAGAGGCTCCGTATGGTTAATAAGGATAAGTTGAAAGACCTGGTCGCACCAGAACAGGCTTTAACTAGTTGGGGTGGTAAGGATAGTTATGTTTTTCAATTTATCCCTGAAAATAGGGTAGTTGCTGACAAAACAGCCAAACATGTTAGCTTTGCAGAGGATTGCCAGTCGAAAGAGATGCTTCTTTTAAGCCCGAGTAAAGTGTTGATTTTTAGCAACGACAATGGAAGAATTTCATCGCAACTAACTATAACGAACATGGAGGAAGGTAGCATAGCATTCAAAATAAGAACAACAGCCCCAGAACGGTATGTAGTGCGTCCCAGCGCTGGAACTTTGAACAGTAAAGCGTCACAGACTGTTAATATATCTGTCAACTCTGGTTTCCCATTGTCTATTGTAGAGAAGGACAGGTTTTTAGTTGTGTCTGTCAaagttccaaattcaaatttgaaCGCAAAAGACTTGGCAGATCTTTGGAAGTCTGGGTCCAGTAAAACAGATGAATACAGGTTAAAGTGTGCTGCACTTGAAATAGGGAATGcacttaaaaatgaaaaagctCCCGACACAAATTCTGTTGAGTACAAACTGAACAGTATACAAGAGAGtcacaaaaaattagtaaagaaTTTGGATACTGTAAAGTTGTATCagatgtttactttattttttactattgtaGGTCTTGTTATAGGGTATTGTATTTATAGGAatgttaaaaatgaatattGCCATCAATAG